In one Cronobacter dublinensis subsp. dublinensis LMG 23823 genomic region, the following are encoded:
- a CDS encoding VirK/YbjX family protein — translation MSVITPHAAGTPRSGMDLMKALSTGTLMPGGLWAKKSYRLKFALRSCLYLPATLRFMGSLAANPRFEQLLSVQNTLPGKIHRLYLRLGLSASERASAIINHYQFVSEQAPPRLADALCATRPQPLFQLAAKDKQVVISISSAHKAEREGESTLWLHCDDVLLASLTFSVVRDATGYGIAIGGLQGPRRSVPHEAIRDATKACYGVFPKRLLMEVLWLMAGQFGMTHFEAVSNDGHVFRGLRYRFSKGRHFFASYDEFWESIGGERRGARYFALPLVAARKPLEEVASKKRSEYRKRYELLDSLAEQWRELNAQ, via the coding sequence ATGTCGGTCATCACCCCTCACGCCGCCGGGACCCCGCGCAGCGGTATGGATCTTATGAAAGCCCTCTCTACTGGCACGCTGATGCCAGGCGGGTTATGGGCGAAAAAAAGCTATCGGCTTAAATTCGCGCTGCGCAGCTGCCTGTACCTGCCCGCCACGCTGCGCTTTATGGGTTCGCTGGCCGCCAACCCGCGCTTTGAGCAACTGCTGAGCGTACAGAACACGCTGCCGGGTAAAATTCATCGCCTCTATTTGCGCCTCGGCCTGAGCGCCAGCGAGCGCGCCAGCGCTATCATCAACCACTACCAGTTTGTCAGCGAACAGGCCCCGCCGCGTCTGGCTGACGCGCTGTGCGCCACGCGCCCGCAGCCGCTGTTTCAGCTGGCGGCGAAAGACAAACAGGTCGTCATCAGCATTTCTTCGGCCCACAAAGCCGAGCGCGAAGGCGAAAGCACGCTGTGGCTGCACTGCGATGACGTGCTGCTGGCAAGCCTCACCTTCAGCGTCGTGCGCGACGCCACGGGCTACGGCATTGCTATCGGCGGCCTGCAGGGCCCGCGCCGCAGCGTGCCGCACGAAGCCATCCGCGACGCCACCAAAGCCTGTTACGGCGTCTTCCCGAAACGCCTGCTGATGGAAGTGCTGTGGCTGATGGCAGGACAGTTCGGCATGACCCACTTCGAGGCGGTAAGCAACGACGGCCACGTATTCCGCGGGCTGCGCTACCGCTTCAGCAAGGGGCGGCATTTCTTCGCAAGCTACGATGAGTTCTGGGAGTCCATCGGCGGCGAACGTCGCGGTGCGCGGTATTTCGCCCTGCCGCTTGTGGCCGCACGCAAACCGCTGGAAGAGGTCGCCAGCAAAAAACGCTCCGAATACCGCAAGCGCTACGAGCTGCTGGATTCGCTGGCGGAGCAGTGGCGCGAACTGAACGCGCAGTAA
- a CDS encoding DUF4303 domain-containing protein, with the protein MAQQAFDWQSLEDAAVTMMVAAVRDVHQQHPQERLYGATFHAFYDDGAVIYWPCIAVGTEESLARRVAEYQAQGDTASTESLTESLRWSSADLPYNIEPDEHAERLALDCCDFAARDGTFSVWEKTCEYFMRRFPKAAKKARQQLIREGVVDKNFIIIAEDEAGELIPLSLTRAQLLRHFPHYDADEKERRRLTALPLDQQLSELVPLALGVVRGTLYEGYEELLKAIGRPAVAPLAAVVRGDAPGDRWLASKLIAEINDATDEAIAALCGLLDEERADNCDRAWAACALARLGNMAAIVARVPGLPLDIAAAGLAAPYRSFRDDGRFLPLDYRPLEAALEQHPQLEAAVAHELQPGRGYCHLTPDEIPAARAGLTSPVALIRAHAQAVLEEAEDKLR; encoded by the coding sequence ATGGCACAACAGGCTTTCGACTGGCAGTCGCTTGAAGACGCCGCCGTCACGATGATGGTCGCGGCCGTTCGCGACGTGCATCAACAGCACCCTCAGGAGCGTCTGTACGGCGCCACCTTCCATGCTTTCTATGACGACGGGGCTGTCATCTACTGGCCCTGCATCGCGGTGGGTACGGAGGAGAGCCTCGCGCGGCGCGTGGCGGAATATCAGGCGCAGGGCGATACCGCATCGACAGAATCGCTGACTGAGAGCCTGCGCTGGTCTTCGGCGGACCTGCCTTACAACATCGAACCGGATGAGCACGCCGAACGCCTGGCGCTCGATTGCTGTGATTTCGCGGCGCGCGACGGCACGTTTTCCGTGTGGGAGAAAACCTGTGAGTACTTTATGCGCCGCTTTCCGAAGGCCGCTAAAAAAGCGCGCCAGCAGCTGATCCGTGAAGGGGTGGTGGATAAAAATTTTATTATTATCGCCGAAGATGAAGCGGGAGAGCTTATCCCGTTAAGCCTCACCCGCGCGCAGCTGCTGCGCCATTTCCCGCACTATGACGCCGACGAAAAAGAGCGCCGCCGTCTGACCGCGCTGCCCCTCGACCAGCAGCTCAGCGAGCTGGTGCCGCTGGCGCTCGGTGTCGTGCGGGGCACGCTGTATGAAGGATACGAAGAACTGCTGAAAGCTATCGGGCGCCCTGCCGTCGCCCCGCTCGCGGCGGTGGTACGCGGCGACGCGCCAGGCGATCGCTGGCTCGCCAGCAAACTGATCGCCGAGATTAACGACGCTACCGATGAGGCCATCGCCGCGCTCTGCGGGCTGCTGGATGAGGAGCGCGCGGACAACTGCGATCGCGCCTGGGCGGCCTGCGCACTCGCGCGGCTTGGCAATATGGCGGCTATCGTCGCACGTGTTCCCGGACTGCCACTGGATATTGCCGCCGCCGGGCTCGCGGCACCGTATCGCAGTTTTCGCGATGACGGACGTTTTTTGCCGCTCGACTACCGCCCGCTCGAAGCGGCCCTGGAACAGCACCCGCAGCTTGAAGCCGCCGTGGCGCATGAGCTCCAGCCAGGACGCGGTTATTGTCACCTGACGCCAGATGAAATTCCGGCCGCCCGCGCCGGATTGACCTCACCCGTAGCGCTGATCCGCGCGCATGCGCAGGCGGTGCTGGAAGAGGCAGAAGATAAGCTTCGCTGA
- the cspE gene encoding transcription antiterminator/RNA stability regulator CspE — MANRMNGSVKWFNADKGFGFIAPADGSKDVFVHFSAIQGDNYRSLTEGQQVEFSVENGAKGPSAVNVVAL, encoded by the coding sequence ATGGCTAACAGAATGAATGGTTCAGTGAAATGGTTTAACGCGGATAAAGGTTTTGGTTTTATCGCGCCGGCAGATGGCAGCAAAGATGTGTTTGTCCATTTCTCCGCAATCCAGGGCGATAATTATCGTTCGCTGACCGAAGGGCAGCAGGTTGAATTCTCGGTTGAAAACGGCGCTAAAGGCCCGTCAGCCGTGAACGTGGTGGCGCTTTAA
- a CDS encoding arsenic transporter encodes MLLAGSIFLLTLILVIWQPRGLSIGWSASIGAVLALGTGVIHIADIPVVWNIVWNATAAFIAVIIISLLLDESGFFEWAALHVSRWGNGRGRLLFTWIVLLGATVAALFANDGAALILTPIVIAMLLALGFSQGTTLAFVMAAGFIADTASLPLIVSNLVNIVSADFFGLGFTQYASVMIPVDAAAIAATLIMLHLFFRRDIPATYDVSLLKKPASAIKDPATFRAGWVVLLLLLVGFFVLEPLGIPVSAIAAAGAAVLFVVAKRGHAINTGKVLRGAPWQIVIFSLGMYLVVYGLRNAGLTEYLSGVLNLLADKGLWAATFGTGFLTAFLSSVMNNMPTVLIGALSIDGSTATGIVKEAMIYANVIGCDLGPKITPIGSLATLLWLHVLAQKNMTITWGYYFRTGIAMTVPVLFGTLAALAWRLSVTL; translated from the coding sequence ATGCTTTTGGCAGGAAGTATATTTTTACTGACGCTGATACTGGTGATCTGGCAACCCAGAGGCCTGAGTATTGGCTGGAGCGCGAGTATCGGGGCAGTGCTGGCGCTGGGAACCGGTGTCATTCATATCGCTGATATTCCCGTTGTCTGGAATATCGTCTGGAACGCGACAGCGGCATTTATTGCGGTCATCATCATCAGCCTGCTGCTCGATGAGTCCGGCTTCTTTGAATGGGCCGCACTGCACGTCTCCCGCTGGGGTAATGGACGTGGCCGCCTGCTGTTCACCTGGATAGTCTTGCTCGGTGCCACTGTTGCTGCGTTGTTTGCCAATGACGGCGCCGCGCTGATCCTGACGCCGATTGTGATTGCGATGCTGCTCGCACTGGGGTTCAGCCAGGGCACGACACTGGCCTTTGTCATGGCTGCAGGATTTATTGCTGATACGGCCAGCCTGCCGCTCATTGTTTCTAACCTGGTTAATATCGTCTCGGCGGACTTCTTCGGTCTGGGCTTTACGCAGTACGCTTCCGTTATGATCCCCGTGGATGCGGCAGCAATTGCGGCCACGCTGATCATGCTGCATCTCTTCTTCCGCAGGGATATTCCGGCAACGTATGACGTTTCGCTGCTGAAGAAGCCTGCCAGTGCGATCAAGGATCCGGCAACCTTCAGGGCAGGCTGGGTTGTCCTGTTATTGCTGCTTGTCGGTTTCTTTGTTCTGGAGCCGCTGGGGATCCCGGTCAGTGCGATAGCGGCGGCTGGCGCAGCAGTGCTGTTTGTGGTGGCGAAAAGAGGCCATGCCATCAACACCGGGAAAGTCCTGCGCGGTGCGCCATGGCAGATCGTTATTTTCTCGCTGGGCATGTATCTCGTGGTCTATGGCCTGCGCAATGCAGGGCTCACGGAGTACTTGTCTGGCGTGCTGAATCTGCTGGCAGACAAGGGGTTATGGGCAGCGACTTTCGGCACCGGCTTCCTGACGGCATTTCTCTCATCAGTGATGAACAATATGCCCACGGTGCTGATTGGTGCGCTGTCGATTGACGGGAGTACGGCGACTGGCATCGTCAAAGAGGCCATGATTTATGCCAATGTGATTGGCTGCGATTTAGGCCCGAAAATCACCCCGATTGGCAGTCTGGCAACTCTGCTGTGGCTGCATGTGCTTGCCCAGAAAAATATGACGATCACCTGGGGATATTATTTCCGCACCGGCATTGCCATGACTGTGCCTGTGCTGTTTGGCACTCTGGCCGCGCTGGCGTGGCGGCTCTCTGTCACTTTGTAA
- a CDS encoding glutathione S-transferase family protein: protein MSVKLYGDPGSGSLRRVTTAATIMGIDIERINIDLFKGESHTPEFLKLNPHGLTPVLKDRDTVIWEASAINLYLAEKTNSSLSGRTQAEKLEVLQWMFWSGEQWRIFSTLLFDEWAGATFTGKLKNDAIVQLGISKLRSAAEVLERHLETRRFIVGDALTLADIDIAAPFSQYKRTGAPFEEFPNLIAWHQRLLDTVPAWADTRDEVEKRIAGVLNAVS, encoded by the coding sequence ATGTCTGTTAAACTCTATGGGGATCCCGGCTCGGGCAGCCTGCGTCGTGTCACGACTGCCGCCACGATCATGGGTATTGATATCGAACGTATCAATATCGATTTATTCAAAGGGGAAAGTCACACCCCTGAATTTTTAAAGCTTAACCCGCACGGGCTTACTCCCGTATTAAAGGACCGCGACACAGTCATCTGGGAAGCATCAGCCATCAATCTTTACCTGGCCGAAAAAACCAACTCCAGCCTGTCCGGAAGAACTCAGGCAGAGAAGCTTGAGGTTTTGCAATGGATGTTCTGGTCCGGAGAGCAATGGCGGATCTTCTCCACCCTTCTTTTTGACGAGTGGGCAGGTGCAACTTTTACGGGCAAGCTGAAGAACGACGCTATTGTCCAACTGGGGATAAGCAAACTTCGCAGTGCTGCAGAAGTTCTGGAACGCCATCTTGAAACCCGCAGGTTCATCGTTGGTGATGCGTTAACGCTGGCAGATATTGATATTGCAGCGCCTTTTTCGCAATACAAACGAACCGGAGCGCCTTTTGAGGAGTTTCCTAACCTGATCGCCTGGCATCAGCGTCTGCTCGACACAGTACCCGCATGGGCTGATACCCGTGATGAAGTTGAAAAGCGAATTGCAGGCGTACTTAATGCTGTAAGCTGA
- a CDS encoding epoxyqueuosine reductase QueH, with protein sequence MNAFVRPTLTLPHQEQKLLLHSCCAPCSGEVMEALQASGIDYTIFFYNPNIHPQKEYLLRKEENIRFAEQHGIPFVDADYDTDNWFERAKGMEWEPERGVRCTMCFDMRFERTALYAYENGFKVISSSLGISRWKNMQQINDCGHRAAAPYEGMVYWDYNWRKQGGSARMIEISKRERFYQQEYCGCVYSLRDSNLHRKSQGRPLIKIGTLYYGDDES encoded by the coding sequence ATGAACGCGTTTGTCAGACCCACACTGACGCTCCCCCACCAGGAACAAAAACTGCTGCTGCACTCCTGCTGCGCGCCCTGCTCAGGCGAAGTCATGGAGGCGCTCCAGGCATCGGGTATCGATTACACCATCTTTTTCTATAATCCAAATATTCATCCCCAGAAGGAATATCTGCTGCGCAAAGAGGAAAATATCCGCTTTGCTGAACAACACGGCATTCCTTTTGTGGACGCAGATTACGACACCGATAACTGGTTCGAGCGTGCAAAAGGCATGGAGTGGGAGCCGGAGCGCGGCGTGCGCTGCACCATGTGCTTTGATATGCGCTTCGAGCGCACCGCGCTTTATGCTTATGAAAACGGTTTTAAAGTGATCAGTAGTTCGCTCGGTATTTCCCGCTGGAAGAACATGCAGCAAATTAATGATTGCGGGCATCGCGCCGCGGCGCCTTATGAAGGCATGGTCTACTGGGATTATAACTGGCGCAAACAGGGCGGCTCGGCGCGCATGATTGAAATCAGCAAGCGCGAGCGCTTTTATCAGCAGGAATATTGCGGTTGCGTCTATTCGCTGCGTGATTCCAATCTGCACCGTAAATCTCAGGGCCGACCGCTTATTAAAATCGGCACGCTCTATTATGGCGATGATGAGTCTTAA
- a CDS encoding YnfU family zinc-binding protein has protein sequence MAIHKRKSQDSYLSRVTCPKCSEKSEHSSARVNKKKTLICPTCNHLFVSAPTPAN, from the coding sequence ATGGCTATTCATAAAAGAAAATCGCAAGACAGTTACCTAAGCCGCGTTACCTGCCCGAAGTGCAGCGAGAAATCTGAACACAGCTCCGCCCGCGTCAACAAGAAAAAAACGCTCATCTGCCCCACCTGCAACCATTTATTCGTTTCTGCGCCAACCCCAGCGAATTAA
- a CDS encoding periplasmic protein — MQQLKPGALAIIIGARTTAGRGNIGKSVELFSLCKPGERFINPVTGFMTELPLACARPLWLVTGDVVAADGQTGFAFVRAEHLMPLDGELLPLEETALLLD; from the coding sequence ATGCAACAACTCAAGCCAGGCGCTCTCGCCATTATCATCGGCGCCCGTACCACCGCCGGACGGGGAAACATCGGTAAATCGGTTGAGCTCTTCAGCCTCTGTAAGCCAGGCGAGCGCTTTATTAACCCGGTCACGGGCTTTATGACCGAGCTGCCGCTGGCCTGCGCTCGCCCGCTATGGCTGGTGACGGGCGATGTTGTCGCCGCAGACGGACAGACCGGTTTCGCGTTTGTTCGCGCCGAACATCTGATGCCGCTTGACGGCGAACTGCTGCCGCTCGAAGAGACGGCGCTGCTGCTCGATTAA
- a CDS encoding transcriptional regulator translates to MLQPVQLFKILSDETRLAIVMLLRESGELCVCDICAATCESQPKISRHMAILRDAGLVLDRREGKWIHYRLSPHIPAWAAETITTSWQCMREDVREWLDKSACTSC, encoded by the coding sequence ATGCTACAACCTGTTCAGCTTTTCAAAATCCTGTCAGATGAAACACGGCTTGCCATTGTCATGCTTCTCCGGGAGTCCGGTGAACTGTGCGTCTGCGATATCTGCGCGGCCACCTGTGAATCGCAGCCCAAAATCTCGAGACATATGGCTATCCTTCGCGATGCTGGGCTGGTTCTTGACCGTCGTGAAGGCAAATGGATCCACTATCGTCTGTCACCCCATATACCGGCGTGGGCAGCTGAGACAATCACAACGTCCTGGCAGTGTATGCGGGAGGATGTGCGTGAATGGCTGGATAAATCAGCCTGCACCTCCTGCTGA
- the arsC gene encoding glutaredoxin-dependent arsenate reductase, with product MSNITIYHNPACGTSRNTLEMIRNSGNEPTIIYYLDTPPTRDELIKLISDMGITVRALLRKNVEPYEHLGLHEEKFSDEQLTDFMLQHPILINRPIVVTPLGTRLCRPSETVLDILPEGQKGAFTKEDGEKVIDETGKRVN from the coding sequence ATGAGCAACATTACCATCTATCACAACCCGGCCTGTGGCACCTCACGCAACACGCTGGAGATGATCCGTAACAGCGGCAACGAACCGACAATAATTTATTATCTCGATACGCCACCGACCCGTGATGAGCTGATTAAACTTATTTCAGATATGGGAATTACGGTGCGTGCATTACTGCGTAAGAATGTTGAGCCTTATGAACACCTGGGTCTTCATGAAGAGAAATTTAGTGATGAGCAGTTAACTGATTTCATGCTTCAACATCCGATCCTGATTAATCGGCCGATTGTCGTTACGCCGCTTGGCACTCGTCTTTGCCGCCCTTCAGAAACAGTGCTGGATATTCTACCGGAAGGCCAGAAAGGAGCGTTTACCAAAGAGGATGGCGAGAAGGTCATTGACGAAACGGGGAAGCGGGTTAATTAA
- a CDS encoding LysR family transcriptional regulator, with protein MNNRWLETIVFIRVAESGSFSRAARELGLSQPSTSRIVTGLETRLGVKLLLRTTRNIALTEAGAVFLEGARRASTELEEVEDVARGIDSLRGTIRLAVPVMYGSRVVIPALASFLERYPDLRVEITMRDERQNLVAAGIDLAIRMGTLEDSTFGARQISSVPRMLVASPAYLAKKGAPNTPEELAFHDALLHEQSFGEKSTLKLCQAGAEWIVTLHGRIKIDSASGILAAATAGLCIANVTTIMSAQERSDGSLIQLLPDYELEPLEAFAVFPSGPRPSAKVRALVTHLIDVLGN; from the coding sequence ATGAATAACCGCTGGCTTGAAACCATTGTTTTCATCCGTGTGGCAGAGTCCGGAAGCTTTTCCCGTGCAGCCCGTGAACTTGGTCTTTCACAGCCCTCGACTTCCCGTATCGTCACGGGGCTTGAAACGCGTCTGGGCGTGAAGCTTTTACTACGGACGACAAGGAACATAGCGCTTACTGAAGCTGGCGCTGTGTTTCTGGAGGGCGCACGTCGGGCTTCGACCGAACTGGAGGAGGTGGAAGATGTGGCCCGGGGAATCGACTCTCTCCGGGGCACTATTCGTCTTGCTGTACCCGTTATGTACGGAAGCCGGGTGGTCATTCCAGCCTTAGCCAGTTTTCTTGAGCGTTACCCCGATCTGCGAGTTGAAATCACTATGCGGGATGAACGGCAGAACCTTGTTGCAGCAGGCATCGATCTGGCGATCCGGATGGGCACGCTTGAAGATTCAACGTTTGGAGCCCGACAGATTTCATCAGTACCGCGAATGTTAGTGGCGTCGCCAGCATACCTTGCCAAAAAAGGGGCACCGAATACGCCTGAAGAACTGGCCTTCCACGATGCGCTTTTGCATGAGCAAAGCTTTGGGGAGAAAAGTACACTGAAACTGTGTCAAGCAGGTGCAGAGTGGATTGTAACGTTACATGGGAGAATAAAAATAGATTCTGCGTCAGGTATTCTGGCTGCTGCAACAGCAGGGCTGTGCATAGCGAACGTGACAACCATCATGTCGGCACAGGAACGAAGTGACGGCAGCCTGATTCAGTTGCTACCCGACTATGAGCTTGAGCCTTTGGAAGCATTTGCCGTATTTCCGTCTGGCCCCAGGCCTTCAGCTAAGGTGCGGGCACTTGTAACCCACCTTATTGATGTATTGGGAAATTAA
- a CDS encoding DUF1097 family protein, whose product MAASFMAMPVYFTMGAPRSGYWHYISSALAGVAWGCLYNTATAMLHTAGLAGLVAATLPVFVITTVICTIHFTFFAKGLISSVPMIFAASAAIAVFGEDKWLPVALSLCGGITLGRISQAGTALLNTEGRWQFRLLSARR is encoded by the coding sequence ATGGCAGCCTCGTTTATGGCTATGCCGGTTTATTTTACCATGGGCGCGCCGCGCAGCGGCTACTGGCACTATATTTCAAGCGCGCTTGCGGGCGTGGCGTGGGGCTGCCTGTATAACACCGCAACTGCCATGCTCCATACGGCAGGCCTTGCCGGGCTTGTTGCCGCAACGTTACCGGTTTTCGTCATTACAACGGTGATCTGCACCATTCATTTCACCTTTTTTGCAAAGGGGCTGATATCAAGCGTCCCGATGATTTTTGCCGCATCTGCCGCCATTGCCGTTTTCGGTGAGGATAAGTGGCTTCCGGTAGCACTGTCACTGTGCGGGGGAATTACGCTGGGGCGGATTTCTCAGGCCGGTACGGCTTTACTGAATACAGAAGGACGCTGGCAGTTCAGACTGCTGTCTGCCAGAAGATAA
- a CDS encoding chemotaxis protein, which produces MDNFQKDIDERANLALSNKFELLLFRLGSASEEEKPELYGINVFKLREIVPMPTITKAAGMQAPLLGMANIRGQIIPVVDLPAVTGCKPTTGLNLLLVTEYARSTQAFAVESVENIIRLDWSQVHTAESGVSSRNITSIARLDSDNQSNELALVLDVEQILYDIIPSVRDGQPNTVVQERSFKLKPGAVAIVAEDSKVARSMLEHGLKSMGIPAIMHTTGLEAWEKIKLMAKEAQAEGQSITDKIAMVLTDLEMPEMDGFTLTRNIKMDANLKKIPVVIHSSLSGSANEDHVRKVGADGYVAKFEINELSSAIQRVLDKAAGM; this is translated from the coding sequence ATGGATAACTTCCAGAAAGATATTGATGAGAGGGCGAATCTCGCTTTATCGAACAAATTCGAACTGCTGCTCTTCCGGCTGGGCTCTGCGAGCGAAGAGGAAAAACCTGAGCTGTATGGCATCAACGTATTCAAACTGCGCGAAATCGTGCCGATGCCAACCATCACCAAAGCGGCAGGCATGCAGGCGCCGCTGCTCGGTATGGCGAATATTCGCGGTCAGATCATTCCGGTGGTCGACCTGCCTGCGGTGACGGGTTGCAAGCCTACTACCGGCCTTAATCTGCTGCTGGTAACCGAGTATGCGCGCAGCACCCAGGCGTTCGCGGTTGAATCCGTCGAAAACATTATTCGTCTCGACTGGAGCCAGGTGCATACGGCGGAGTCGGGCGTCAGCTCCCGCAACATCACCAGCATTGCGCGGCTCGACAGCGACAACCAGAGCAACGAGCTGGCGCTGGTGCTCGACGTTGAACAGATCCTGTATGACATCATCCCGTCCGTGCGCGACGGCCAGCCGAACACGGTGGTCCAGGAGCGCAGCTTCAAACTGAAGCCGGGCGCGGTCGCTATCGTCGCGGAAGACTCCAAAGTGGCGCGCTCGATGCTGGAGCACGGGCTTAAAAGTATGGGCATCCCGGCCATCATGCACACCACGGGCCTCGAAGCCTGGGAGAAGATCAAGCTGATGGCGAAAGAGGCGCAGGCGGAAGGACAGTCGATCACCGATAAAATCGCGATGGTGCTAACCGACCTCGAAATGCCGGAAATGGACGGTTTTACGCTGACGCGTAACATCAAGATGGACGCGAACCTGAAGAAAATCCCGGTGGTTATCCACTCCTCGCTTTCCGGCAGCGCGAACGAAGATCACGTGCGTAAAGTCGGCGCGGATGGCTACGTGGCGAAGTTTGAAATCAACGAGCTCTCGTCGGCTATCCAGCGCGTGCTCGACAAAGCGGCAGGCATGTAA
- a CDS encoding DUF488 domain-containing protein, producing MITLKRVYDEPDAQDGYRVLVDRLWPRGIKKTDLPLDEWNKTLAPSAALRKELHSEVIDFAHFSERYREELAARQDEGARLAAIAQGGTLTLLYGAKDRQQNHAQVLAAWLRE from the coding sequence ATGATTACGCTAAAACGCGTTTATGACGAGCCGGACGCGCAGGACGGCTACCGGGTACTGGTGGACCGGCTCTGGCCGCGCGGCATCAAAAAAACCGATCTGCCGTTAGACGAATGGAACAAAACGCTGGCACCTTCAGCCGCGCTTCGCAAGGAATTACACAGCGAGGTTATCGACTTCGCCCACTTCAGCGAGCGCTACCGTGAGGAGCTGGCCGCGCGACAGGACGAAGGCGCGCGGCTGGCGGCTATCGCCCAGGGTGGCACGCTGACGTTGCTGTATGGCGCTAAAGACAGGCAGCAGAACCACGCGCAGGTGCTGGCGGCGTGGCTACGGGAGTGA
- the arsH gene encoding arsenical resistance protein ArsH — protein MEQFPALNTEYFDQHITERLHLQEPPRILILYGSVRERSYSRFAAQEAGRLLAAMGAEVKLFNPSGLPLPDDAPDTHPKVTELRGLVRWCDGMVWSSPERHGAMSAVMKAQIDWIPLSEGAVRPSQGKTLAVMQVCGGSQSFNAVNQMRILGRWMRMFTIPNQSSVAKAWQEFDENGRMKPSPWYDRIVDVAEELFKITLLLKGQADYLGDRYSERKESHQALSSRVNQDKI, from the coding sequence ATGGAACAATTTCCGGCCCTGAACACCGAATACTTTGATCAACACATCACGGAACGCCTGCACCTGCAGGAGCCGCCACGGATCCTGATCCTGTATGGCTCAGTAAGAGAGCGATCCTACAGCCGTTTTGCCGCGCAAGAAGCTGGTCGCCTGCTGGCGGCGATGGGCGCGGAGGTAAAACTCTTTAATCCCTCCGGTTTACCCCTGCCGGATGATGCGCCGGACACGCACCCTAAAGTCACCGAGCTACGCGGCCTGGTCAGGTGGTGTGACGGGATGGTGTGGAGTTCTCCGGAACGGCACGGGGCTATGAGCGCAGTTATGAAGGCGCAGATTGACTGGATACCATTAAGTGAAGGCGCGGTTCGCCCTTCGCAGGGCAAAACACTTGCGGTAATGCAGGTTTGCGGCGGTTCGCAGTCGTTTAATGCGGTGAACCAGATGCGCATTTTGGGCCGGTGGATGCGGATGTTCACAATCCCTAACCAGTCCTCTGTGGCGAAAGCATGGCAGGAATTTGATGAGAACGGACGGATGAAACCTTCGCCCTGGTATGACCGTATCGTCGATGTTGCTGAGGAACTGTTTAAAATTACGCTGCTGCTCAAGGGGCAAGCTGATTATCTTGGTGATCGCTATAGCGAACGAAAAGAGAGCCATCAGGCGCTTTCATCCCGCGTCAATCAAGACAAAATATAG
- the ymcF gene encoding cold shock small protein YmcF, with amino-acid sequence MIAAGLHFRCPACHGSQYRISRFDVTDKNPHGAKCIFCKAVMLAGNVERYDSYAMSHSETNTHR; translated from the coding sequence ATGATCGCTGCAGGTTTGCATTTCAGATGTCCTGCGTGTCATGGCTCGCAGTACCGGATTTCCCGTTTCGACGTGACCGATAAAAACCCGCACGGCGCAAAATGCATATTTTGCAAGGCCGTGATGCTGGCAGGCAATGTCGAACGTTATGACAGTTATGCGATGAGCCACTCAGAAACGAATACGCATCGCTAA